In a genomic window of Candidatus Poribacteria bacterium:
- a CDS encoding type II toxin-antitoxin system Phd/YefM family antitoxin, whose product MATVTLDEIQRDFLGCLHRVQAGETLVIVQVDKPIAAIKPIETNHTRELRPFGLCAGEFRVPDDFDDPLPEEIIKQFEGK is encoded by the coding sequence ATGGCAACGGTCACCCTTGACGAAATTCAACGTGATTTTCTGGGCTGTCTTCATCGAGTTCAAGCCGGCGAAACGCTTGTTATTGTACAAGTTGACAAGCCTATAGCGGCAATCAAACCGATTGAAACAAATCATACGCGGGAACTTCGCCCTTTTGGCTTGTGTGCGGGCGAATTTCGAGTTCCCGATGACTTTGACGATCCATTACCAGAAGAAATTATCAAGCAATTTGAGGGCAAATGA